From the Lolium rigidum isolate FL_2022 chromosome 2, APGP_CSIRO_Lrig_0.1, whole genome shotgun sequence genome, one window contains:
- the LOC124692209 gene encoding spermine synthase-like, which produces MEGGDARNGSTGTSQTKESGVDGLAKPLPPCCVKARAAAPESEAKCHATVVSGWFSEPRSRSGKASKVQYYNNPMWPGEAHSLKVEKILYQGKSPYQEVLIFESLTYGKVLVLDGIVQLTDKDECAYQEMITHLPLCSIPSPKKVLVIGGGDGGVLREIARHASVESIDICEIDQLVIDVCKDFFPDLSVGFKDPRVQLHVGDAVEFLRNSPEGTYDAIIVDSSDPIGPAQELVEKPFFETIARALRPGGVLCNQAESMWLHTHLIQDMLSICRETFKGSVHYAWTSVPTYPSGAIGFLLCAKEGPPVNFLVPINPIEKLEGAMTAGRDIRFYNTEMHRAAFVLPSFAKRELEEYCGSTERAQKEETSAEPAKIAMAPQGEILTAS; this is translated from the exons ATGGAGGGTGGAGACGCAAGAAATGGTTCGACTGGGACATCACAGACAAAGGAAAGTGGGGTTGATGGCCTCGCTAAGCCGCTGCCTCCTTGCTGCGTCAAGGCGAGGGCTGCAGCGCCTGAATCTGAGGCCAAGTGCCATGCCACTGTGGTCTCGGGATGGTTCAGCGAACCCCGCTCCCGATCTG GTAAAGCAAGCAAAGTGCAGTACTACAATAACCCAATGTGGCCAG GAGAGGCCCATTCCTTGAAAGTGGAGAAGATCTTGTACCAGGGGAAGTCACCATACCAAGAAGTCTTGATTTTTGAG TCGTTAACCTATGGGAAAGTCCTTGTGCTTGATGGTATTGTCCAGTTGACTGATAAGGACGAGTGTGCATACCAGGAAATGATTACTCATCTCCCACTCTGCTCAATTCCTTCCCCTAAAAAG GTTTTGGTTATTGGAGGTGGGGATGGTGGCGTACTTCGAGAAATAGCCAGGCATGCTTCAGTGGAGTCTATTGATATATGTGAAATTGACCAGCTAGTTATTGAT GTTTGTAAAGATTTCTTCCCAGATTTATCCGTTGGATTTAAAGATCCCCGtgttcaacttcatgttggtgatG CTGTGGAGTTTCTACGAAATTCTCCCGAAGGGACATATGATGCTATTATTGTTGATTCATCAGATCCTATAG GTCCTGCTCAGGAACTTGTAGAGAAACCATTTTTTGAGACAATTGCTAGAGCTCTGAGACCCGGTGGTGTTCTCTGTAATCAAGCTGAGAGTATGTGGTTGCATACACATCTGATTCAGGACATGCTCTCGATCTGCCGTGAGACTTTCAAGGGTTCTGTCCACTATGCCTGGACAAGTGTCCCAACATATCCTAG TGGTGCGATTGGTTTTTTGCTATGTGCCAAAGAGGGTCCACCAGTCAACTTCCTTGTACCCATAAATCCAATTGAGAAACTAGAAGGTGCTATGACAGCAGGGAGGGACATCAGATTTTATAATACAGAG ATGCATAGGGCAGCGTTTGTTCTTCCAAGCTTTGCAAAGAGAGAGCTAGAAGAATACTGTGGCTCCACTGAACGG GCACAAAAAGAGGAAACATCAGCAGAACCAGCAAAGATTGCCATGGCGCCGCAGGGTGAAATTCTTACTGCTTCTTAG